The following proteins are encoded in a genomic region of Planococcus lenghuensis:
- a CDS encoding DUF421 domain-containing protein — protein MKIINVPGCHENRVDKGNGDLQAILNQGIRSLDEVEIMVLGTDGSTSVIKN, from the coding sequence TTGAAAATCATAAATGTACCGGGATGTCATGAAAATCGGGTGGATAAAGGAAATGGAGATCTGCAGGCTATCTTGAATCAGGGAATTAGATCCTTGGATGAAGTGGAGATTATGGTCCTTGGAACGGACGGCAGCACATCGGTTATCAAGAACTAA